From Arachis hypogaea cultivar Tifrunner chromosome 3, arahy.Tifrunner.gnm2.J5K5, whole genome shotgun sequence:
ccttccggattctcttgaatgccgccatcaattctagcttataccacgaagattctgattaaggaatccaagagatattcactcaatctaaagtagaacggaggtggttgtcaggcacacgttcataggcgagaatgatgatgagtgtcacggatcatcacattcatcaggttgaagaacaagtgatatcttagaatagaagcaagcgtgattgaatgaaaaacagtagtaattgcattaatccatcaagacacagcagagctcctcacccccaaccatggggtttagagactcatgctgtagaaaatacaatgagaaacgtgtaaagtgtcatgaggtccagatacaatgtcaaaagatcctattaatagtgaactagtaacctagggtatacagaaatgagtaaatgacgtaaaaatccacttctgggtccacttagtgtgtgcttgggctgagcattgaagctttcatgtgtagagactttttctggagttaaacgccagcttttatgccagtttgggcgtttaactccaatttttatgccagttccagcgttaaacgctgggaattctgaagctgatttgcaacgccggtttgggccatcaaatctcgggcaaagtatggactattatatattgctggaaagtccaggatgtctactttccaacgccattgagagcgcgccaattgggcttctgtagctctagaaaatccacttcgagtgcagggaggtcagcatccaacagcatctgcagtccttttcagcctctgaatcagatttttgctcaggaccctcaatttcagccagaaaatacctgaaatcacagaaaaacacacaaactcatagtaaagtccagaaaagtgaattttaactaaaaactaataaaaatatagtaaaaactaattaaaacatactaaaaacatactgaaaacaatgccaaaaagcgtataaattatccgctcatcaagttcgctacttcctattcttctgttggcactactaatacatttttgcatcctacaggtgaaccatacatggcggagccacgccggatcactttgcatgtgcaaggagctccggatatcatacttcaaccgttgcaagcaaggtatcctaaccttgatccaaactttgaattgaagagtagcttgataaatctactaccTAAGTATCATgcgttgccgggtcaagaccccatccgacatctaaaggattttcaagttgcttgttctatggctcgaaggcatggagccgatgaggtggctatcatggtttttgccttccctttctctcttgaagggcaagcaaagacatAGTTTTATTTGCTACTggatgagattgtgaccaattgggatttcttgagaagagagtttttagataaattcttcccaccggagaagaccgactacatccggaaagagatttcgggtataatgcaaagagaccaagagagtttgtacgagTATTAGTCTCAGTTTAAGAGGCTATTGGAATGTTGTCCACAGCATggaatgaacactcacttgctcattagctacttcaccggaagtctttgtgtggaagatagaagattgcttacCGCTTCTAGCGGTGGTTCCCTTTTGAAAAACAATacagagggagaagcttggaatttgataaaggatgttgccgaagctacacaacatacaagggtgaaaagtaatcctctcaagggtgtggtagaaccgtcCCCTTCCGAATTAAgcctaaccaaagcacttggggatatgaccaccatcctcaCGTAAATACAAAATGATAAAAAGGAattctactccatccaagccatccaagctcCACCTctagttgctcaacttgaaggccctcctaggatttgtggtttgtgctctagcactacacattacaccgattaatgccatcaaattcaagaggaacatgcccttgtagtggccaatgtgaattacaataaccgtccaccctatccttctcaaggccaaaacaactaccctcatggtagtaatcaacatcaagggtggagggataatgcacaagggagcaatcaaaaccaaagatggaacaactcttcttctcatcacaacaacaaccaatcttcatctcaataccaccataacaacactaactaccaagccaaccaaagtcactccaaccaaaaccaaaacaactacaccaagtaccaagcactacaccatagacaacaatccaaccaaaccTCTCCATCTCCCACCAATCAAGTTGACGAGCTTAGAACCGCTATGGAGAAACGAGATaagagcaacaaggctcaatttgatgccttgggcgctcaattggctaacctcaccaacatgctttcGAAGATGGTCATGTCAAACTAACCCCCCACctccaacaacaacaccaaccaaccctcaagttcttctaaccttccatcccaaccccaaccaaacccaaagggaggtctcaacgccatcactctacggtcaggaactacattggaggagatactcCAAGGGTCTTGGAGGACATTCAttaggaagaagtggttgttgaagctccacatgaagaggggaaggtagacaaaaggcatgaggaagaaggagtaaaccttaaggaacccaagaggaaagctatagtggatgagtccatccctattccattcccttccatggtgaagaaagcaaagaaaacacCTGAATttaatttgaacatgcttcaagtgttcaagaaggttgaggtaaccataccatttcttgatgttattcaacaaattccaaagtatgcaaaatttttgaaagacttgtgtacacacaaggataggataggagaattggagacattatccttgggtagttcaatttcttccttgatgaaaCCTATTCCAAATGTGGTGACCTTgggccttgtttggtgtcttgttgtattggtggacgcacttttcatgattgtatatgtgaccttggagcttgtgtaagcatcatgccgctttctaTCTTTAtgtggttgaatttagctccattaaagaagtcggcggtGAGGTTTGCCTTAGCCAATAAAAGTGTAATCACGGTAACAGGAATAgccgaagatgtacttgtggcgatcgaggatttggtttttccggttgacttttacatccttgaaatgcctccaacagaaaatagaagctcatcctccgttctacttggtagacccttccttaagacctttaaattcaagttagatgccttcaccggcatatattcctttgaggttggtgacaagactatcaagttcaatttagaagaagccatgaagcatcctcccgaagagcattctgttctccgatgtgatgtaatcgatgaagtggtagcggaagtgcgaGAAGAAGACCATAACAAGTTATGCTACCATATTGTTAAAGAGATGGATGACCAAGAGGGTGAAAAtgagaaagttgttgagaatgaactTCGTGAGCTTGACGAAAagtgtaagacccaaaacctttgaaaagtctttttgaGTAAGtcccaaatcatatagttatttacagccttaattttagaaattattttattaaagataattaaggcaagttttgatttattgaatttgagatgagttatgattattatctaattttataattattggattattttctatatttgaattataaagttgatagttatgaaataataaagattttatatgatttggattagataagtaatattttaaatattattactgctattttggaaaatgaagaaattaagtatattatttctaatttttggatttgggcattttattgaaaataatttgtgaaattgatgagtaaatagtatttttctatatacaaatagtgttggatttaaattggatttcaattattatattattcctaattttaattaaaattaccaaattacccttaaccctaatttttgaaaatgaaaccctaacccaacgACCCGTTACCCGACCCGGTTTTTCTCACCCAACCCAGCAGCAAACAAACGCCTTCCCTTTCCCAAACCAAAATGCAGCAACGGCTGTAAAatgaagcaaaagaaagaaaagggttaGGAGGAAACGGGAAGAAGGAGAGGGGAGACGGGAGGAACGGCGCCGGTAAGGAGCCACCATTGCCGCCGCTTCACGAAGAGAGGAAGAGCGCGAGCCAGGGCACGCGAGACGGGGTAGCCACTGCTGGTCTCCGTTCTGCCTCGCCGTCACCACTGGAGTCGCATCCAGTCCCTAGTCGCCGCTGCGCCGCCCAGGACAGCCATCGCGTTGCGTCGCCGTCTGCACCAGCGCCGAGGAGACCGCGCGGGAAGGAGAGACGCACGAAGGAGAGAGCGGATTTGAGGCCGAGCTAAGGTCCAGCCACCGCGTCGGAGCCCTTTTCACGTCGCCGGCATTGCTGTCGAGCCCTGACGCCATTGATGGAGGACGCCGTCGCGAGGAGAAGCGTGGCCTCGCCGTCGTTGCTGGTGAGCCCAACCGCTGCCGATCTGGTCTGAGCGAGAGAGAGAACGCGAACAGAGGGCAAGCTGGGGAGCCACCGCTGCTGTTTGCTATACCCACAGTGCTCCCTATCACTTCCGCTGTCTGGAACTGTGCCGCCTTGCCTGGCTGCCGGGGAACGCCATTTTCGTCGCCGGAAGAACACTGTTGGTAAGGTCTTGTTAATGGATTCTATTTCTTTTGAATTCTGAGAATACCATAGTCACGACTTGTTGCTGCAGCGGTCATTTGAGTCGCGTAGAGGGAGAAAGAGCCACTGGGGGTCGCCGCACCTGGCCTTCGTCGCCTCTGTCACCGGAAACAGCCACCGAGTCCTCTGTTTTGGTAAGAATTTCTGAGTCGAAAGGCCTTTTGTCGCTGCTCTGTAAGCTTATGCTGAGGCATTGCGGTGTTGTCCATCATAGGGTTGTGGATTCGTGCTTGTATTCTGTGCTTGGAGTTGTAGCCGCCTCGTTTTGTTATCCGAGTAGGTATTTATGTTTCGGAAATCCTCGCGTTATTGTTCTGTACGTGTATTAATGCATTTACGAAATAAATGTTCTTAGGGTTTAGTAACCGAGGTTGCTTATTGTAAATTAGAGCTGTTTATGCTGCTGCAAAAATGTGTgggctgtgctttgaagctgcctttgatttTGGGTGGAGGCGAAAAGGACTCGGTGAAGCGTTTGGGTTATGAAAtttgcattttgaggtaggggcgctttccaaaaactatgttttatgtattggaattattacatatggatactgatgtgagatattgtgtatttggtgattgtatctgccttatgtattatttaattgacTTGAATGATTATGGAAGTTGGTTTGGCTGAGTTGTTGTGTGGCTTTGTGAAATATAacgttttgaagttgattctttaaagatttgaaatctgagtttaaaccgttgaggattggtttgaattgagtcaattgtttcaatgatgtgaaaagtcgaatgcacttttgaattcagcctggtttattttaattgatttggttttggacaaatgatttgttattgaaccgtatctttaaagctttggaaatgagttatatcgattgatattgagttgattttgaaatggtatccttgagatacgccactgaggcggttgttggatttagcttgctttaaattgatttctggttttgaactgttgaaaaggaatgagaaatggtttagttaggacccgaaccgggtggcaaaagtccaagttttaggggaggtgctgccgaaatttctacaaaatcctacaaTTGTTTGTAAGGTTATTTAAAAGGGTTGGAATTGAGAAATTGTATGATTTGATTTACTAAaaggatatttatgttttcaagcttaatttatttgatgaaccttatacgttgagttcggcttatttagaactgaactatttttaccgtttggatcactgaaggaaagaatgatgctccaatatcgattttaaaataaaaaggagtttttagtgatttcaaaggaacctagacttttgattgattaatcaagtttgaggcattttggaagagttagaaaaatgggttctaaaaagaaacttgaaagtggtttgattcaaatgaaccggtttcgtttcaaatgagttgatttttggaccgggttgtaACTTGTGATTTGGTATGGCCGGTTTTatagtaaattcagttttatttacttgaaccgagaaatctatgattttaagagtttcaacgaattttaaggaattgatataggttgaccttccctaaagacttgggactctgccgagaaacttttgatataaaatcccattgttggatgggtgattttgaatgctttgaaataatccttaacttgccatggtttggaagtttggaaagaaaatgccgagagtggctctgttttaaaaagggaactcactttgagtaaatttggcttatgagcctgagatgatttgagaaacgagatttctaaagccaaggctgaaaagagttgaaacttgattttaaagtgaaatgaattgaggaaatgatttatggcttaaatgccgatttcataatttgatgattttgaatgtggaagtgctgttttgttgtgagccggaatggctttgaatgatatgaatattggctggttctggattgaaccgtgagccggaatggctgcgTGTGATTattaatattggctggttctggattgaaccgtgagccggatggctgagatggatgttgatccatgattgagaatgaaagcatttatgctgagatattgataagttgtgatgtttgcacttccactatcggagttgagggtttccctgggtagtagcagtggctagccaccacgtgctccaggttgagacttgatactctgttgaccctatgtcgtaagtgtggccgggcactgtgaaagtcccggatgagctcgcccccgaaatattcaccagtgagggtgatggatatggatcatgtttatgatcaagtttatgatgagtataactcgagttggggatgcgcgacagagggacagtccaatggttagctaccaggacttgtcgggttggctctataaccgacagatgatatcatcagccactagggacaggcatgcatcatatgcatctatgtgacattgtttgggtatgcatattgtacttggtttgcctatgtgattaactgctaattgttctacttgcaataactgtttgtttgtgtttgtatcttcctacttgtgtttgcttctGGAActatgttggattgtggtggattggttgtggttgaattgtttgggcctagggccgtggttgaatgagatggaccggtggttgatttcggttttgtggttctggtttggaataagatatgaaaggttattttggttcagtatagataaacctttttgaaatgctttgatgttttgagaattgaacggttcctctttcagaaaagatttctgactttACGTTTAtcgtaaactgttgtttttgaaaagaggcataagaggGTTAAtgatcactggtacggtttatcttcatgtatcctattacagtaattcctaaaaaccctctactgagaaccctttcgaggatgatgttctcaccccttacatttttcccctttcaggatatgggcgcagaagttacgaagaatttatttagttattgttgtGATGTTCTGTATTGATTTAGCTTATtaattattgtaccctcgcctttatcttgatatattctataagagggataggaattgtattggttaatgtctgtaatattatttgtatatgtatgtatatatatggatgtactcttcatgagttttgtaagttgtatggtttccttggatgtacgttatcgaacgaaagtatttttgggaacggtatttgcggtttaaagtttcaaacaggctcatattttagtaataaatagtataagagtcgtcgtaatgtccgagctatcagagtagcgcagccggaagcgtgaactttggtagttagggtgttacattatggtatcagagcagttcttcctgtagagcctgaggaatggactgactatgcttcaattgcatactctgagcgtttgtcatgtattaggtcttgtcgaatgacgagaattagagctttatgcacatgacgatctattgattaacgtTGTTAGTCTTCCGTTGCATAATttctgatattaagtttggccggcttaatactagtgagtTATGTACATGAAAGCACTAATGAGTTATCATAGATAATATGCGAGTTTTGAGCAAAGCGAATCACGGGTTTTGGGAACattggaaactatttctcgaggctattcagttgtgtgttttggattttgttcgagtcgacctgttctttcatagcctaacttgaagttcttgtttgctacttcccttgaaaagtaatttgatgtttccactctatttctctattcatatgcattcttgtttgatctcaattgcatatgcttgtttgaaatccttgttgtatctatcttcctctgtttgagttcttcttgattcaagtattctttgatatagccttgaacttgtcttaatgtgctaTGACTTTAACTCCGGGTTCCGAATTCATTCTTAAAGAATTTGTTGATTcggttttcctcttatttgacatTTATTACAGCTAATTTTGAGATTTTCACAAAAGTTGTTGTTGATTTGATATATACTTATCTACACATTTGGAACTTGAAAGATTTCTCATACAGTTTAatgattatttatttctaatacatcGCCTGTGCGtttactggtttacggaactACATTTACCTTaaattacaatttgactttctagtaattttactatagttccaatgcacatcttcatttgattaagtatttggatatttttcaaaattttggaaaggaaagctttttttttttcacttttatcccaGTTGAGTCTCatttgataaactttacttaatttatttcgaattgagtttgatttagcatactacatggtttatgccactgttgttcttttgaaaatgttggactcatagctttcttcttgtGAACGGACTAAATTCTTTGTTAAACCTATCATCTCTATCAATGTCatacttgattttgtttttaactaatttCTTACATCTTGTGAAATTATCATTAATCTTGGTTTTTCCAATCTCgtgaatctcattcttatgtGAGTTAGCTTGATTCGTTTTCAAATAGTGCATCATTTATATATCCTCTCATTATCTTTACAAAAGTttttagttaaagatttattcttgagaaattactaatgattgagttgtcttttcctacGACTTTTCTTTTGGGTCAATTGGAAGCTTGTTGGATGTTTCACGActagtgaatcttgtttgaactaccttGATTTAAAACCCTCTCTTGCATGGCCTGACTCTTTTTAAGTACATCATAATTTTCTTGAAtatccttctgagatggtgatttcaagtatacttttggagtcttgttttgaaccttttaaagaagttttgaattctctttgaagaagttctaaatggaatttattttctattgcttgattgagattgaaaacCATTGTTCGATTTGTgacaaaattgttttaaaattgacatgcgctattttaaatgaggttctAAAAAGTTCCCTTGTTTAATGGAAACCTGTTTGTTTGTAACACACCGCTTGTTTCCTTACCAGATTGTAAGCAAAATTTTTACCTCGggatttcttttctaaaaagatttTAACCTCCTCTTTTGTTCtcgctataaatgttatacacgcttgtttgaatatgtaTTTTGAGGATTTTTGAACGagcatttgatttctcttccGAGTTTTATGATCGCTTTTGATTAAGATTGTACACCTAACTATCTTCCAAAATAGTTGAGGAAATACTTTTGCTCTTAGCCAAAATCTGTGtacagtttgttttaaaattctacatgatctgtttcaacatgaaattgtattaaagCAAAGCCACGTTTACGTTTTTGTTACTCTTTTGAAGGATGTTTATTGCTTAACCTTCTTTTAAACTGCGAGGCGACTTTCTTGCAAGTTTTCGACTCTTTTAAAAACAATGTATTCAAAAATATTTgtaatcgtgctcttgagttctgtgatcTTTGTCTTAGGTTTGAAATATtatcttctgtaaacctcatattTCATCGACTCAgtttgagtttgtttcaaactgatgcgctggttttcttgttgatcctattgaacttctttgatccaagggttatctttgaagttgtcaattgatttatttctagcaaacttcattacttgagcatccttgtttatctggaattgGATATATTCTTTCTAATCTATGAGTACTATCCTTGATATCATTTCTCCTTGCtagaatcttgtatccttctgagtagactcgagaattgttttgatatcacgtgcgacttgtagacgtagtaacgcgatacgttagttctttaagacgtgatgtgTATAcagaagttgaagcggtaggtgtgcaacgtatgaTCTGTGggcgttttgttccttgcgaacggatCTGTGGTTGTCAGGCTAATGATCGAAATTGGggtttgtaaagtgcttgatgaagttggaaagttgaaactttgaggttgatatgagattagtgtgcggaggttaagcacgtcgttttaactctatcctgttttatagcctttgatgctttacccttctatcacatgattgacccatgctaacttttgcattgagcctaccttgtaacgtttgctttgcaatcacactcctacctttacatccttaagctcatgacaatcaaagtatttgaaaatcgtatatatgattatattttgagatatttttgcttcttccttgaatgtgttcaagggtgaactgttatggaatttctttcattttgtatcaattttcgagggcgaaaatttttataaggtgggtagaatgtaagacccaaaacctttgaaaagtctttttgaGTAAGtcccaaatcatatagttatttacagcc
This genomic window contains:
- the LOC112779483 gene encoding uncharacterized protein; translated protein: MDDQEGENEKVVENELRELDEKSKERKGLGGNGKKERGDGRNGAGKEPPLPPLHEERKSASQGTRDGSPLRRPGQPSRCVAVCTSAEETAREGETHEGESGFEAELRSSHRVGALFTSPALLSSPDAIDGGRRREEKRGLAVVAGEPNRCRSGLSERENANRGQAGEPPLLFAIPTVLPITSAVWNCAALPGCRGTPFSSPEEHCCGHLSRVEGERATGGRRTWPSSPLSPETATESSVLVRISESKGLLSLLCKLMLRHCGVVHHRVVDSCLYSVLGVVAASFCYPKLFMLLQKCVGCALKLPLILGGGEKDSVKRLGYEICILRIWAQKLRRIYLVIVVMFCIDLAY